From the uncultured Fibrobacter sp. genome, one window contains:
- a CDS encoding AI-2E family transporter, giving the protein MPRIWTVDRIMRLMMFAAVFVVIVGTAYYLRNVLFPFFAAFLLAYIVDPLVNKLQVKMKHRIAAVLVVIFGGGLILTGCMLIFVPKVVNEVQYLGSLLVRMFNDSAWSERMASYIPTDIWDFIRESVGWEKIGAALQSFDSWESVGNLASKILPGAWGVVSKTVTIIFGLSTGALMFLYLIFIMVDMPKLRSGVASLIPKRYQADAFEMAHEVDRFMGNYFRAQSIVALSVGILYSIGFSIMGLPMGIVFGLFSGALNMVPYLQLTSIPLALVLSVVYSLDSGMPLWEVAIIVLFIYLVVQIIQDLFLVPHIVGKSMNLPPVGILLSLSIWGKLLGFLGLLVAVPFTCLCLVFIRKVQKKSEAMHAEAAGPHPEA; this is encoded by the coding sequence ATGCCTAGAATTTGGACTGTTGACCGCATTATGCGGCTCATGATGTTTGCTGCCGTTTTTGTGGTAATTGTGGGGACTGCATATTATTTGAGAAACGTGCTTTTCCCGTTTTTTGCAGCCTTTTTGCTCGCCTATATTGTCGACCCGCTGGTAAACAAACTCCAAGTCAAGATGAAGCACCGAATTGCCGCCGTTTTGGTGGTCATATTTGGCGGTGGACTCATCCTGACGGGCTGCATGCTCATTTTTGTACCGAAAGTCGTCAACGAAGTCCAATACCTGGGCTCATTGCTCGTGAGAATGTTCAATGATTCCGCCTGGTCCGAACGGATGGCATCGTATATTCCGACAGACATTTGGGATTTCATCCGGGAATCTGTCGGTTGGGAAAAAATCGGCGCCGCCCTCCAAAGTTTTGATTCCTGGGAAAGCGTCGGAAATTTAGCCTCGAAAATTCTCCCGGGCGCCTGGGGCGTCGTTTCGAAAACAGTGACAATTATTTTCGGTTTGTCAACCGGCGCCTTGATGTTCCTTTACCTTATCTTCATTATGGTAGACATGCCCAAGCTCCGCAGCGGCGTGGCAAGCCTTATTCCCAAACGTTATCAAGCCGACGCTTTTGAAATGGCCCACGAAGTGGACCGCTTCATGGGCAACTATTTCCGTGCACAGTCTATCGTCGCTTTATCTGTCGGAATACTTTATTCTATAGGCTTCAGCATCATGGGGCTCCCCATGGGTATTGTGTTCGGCTTGTTCTCCGGCGCATTGAACATGGTCCCGTATTTGCAGTTGACAAGCATCCCGCTGGCACTCGTTTTGTCGGTCGTGTACTCGTTGGATTCGGGAATGCCCCTTTGGGAAGTCGCGATAATCGTCCTTTTCATTTATCTTGTCGTGCAGATAATTCAAGACCTTTTCTTGGTTCCGCACATTGTCGGAAAGTCGATGAACCTGCCTCCTGTGGGCATTTTGCTGTCTCTTTCAATATGGGGTAAGTTGTTGGGTTTCTTAGGGTTACTTGTTGCAGTGCCCTTCACTTGCCTATGTCTCGTGTTCATTCGCAAGGTGCAAAAAAAGTCCGAAGCGATGCATGCCGAAGCGGCCGGACCTCACCCCGAGGCTTGA
- a CDS encoding CIA30 family protein, translating to MKTRKIRIISVAAFVVLLGAWAALFCTFKDNSLTFFPKLAYEAYALTDAASGGYSTSDISLHGDTISAKVNIRSGMAYPYAGVGVNLMSVDHRPATSRFDFSKFDTIAVTASAGRMKSLTLRILTDDPEYSREGEYLSYRPLLATMPVDSKASEVKIPLSSFAVPERWLVMNGLDHDDGFTYWNRALLFEISNGEGALRGIPDEFEIYSIHMYGQNHGFINAMYIVLAFVIVAFLASQILADREGSHKKKKSSAYRRENA from the coding sequence ATGAAGACAAGGAAGATTAGAATCATCTCGGTTGCCGCGTTTGTCGTGCTTTTGGGTGCGTGGGCGGCCTTGTTCTGCACGTTCAAGGACAATTCTCTCACCTTTTTCCCGAAACTCGCCTATGAGGCCTACGCATTGACCGATGCAGCCTCCGGCGGCTATTCCACATCCGACATCTCGTTGCATGGCGACACGATTTCGGCGAAGGTAAATATCCGTTCGGGAATGGCGTACCCCTATGCAGGCGTAGGTGTGAACCTGATGTCTGTGGACCATCGCCCTGCAACATCCCGTTTTGATTTTTCAAAATTCGACACGATTGCAGTCACGGCATCGGCCGGCCGCATGAAGTCGCTCACTCTGCGCATCTTGACAGACGACCCGGAATATTCACGCGAAGGAGAATACCTGAGTTATCGCCCCCTTTTGGCCACGATGCCCGTCGATTCAAAAGCGAGCGAGGTAAAAATTCCGCTGTCTTCTTTTGCTGTCCCTGAACGTTGGCTCGTGATGAACGGCCTCGACCACGACGACGGCTTTACGTACTGGAACCGGGCGCTACTTTTCGAAATTTCTAACGGCGAAGGGGCCCTGCGCGGGATTCCCGACGAATTCGAAATTTATTCTATCCACATGTACGGGCAAAATCATGGATTCATAAATGCCATGTACATTGTGCTAGCTTTTGTCATCGTCGCATTCCTGGCTTCGCAAATTTTGGCCGATCGCGAAGGATCACACAAGAAAAAGAAATCTTCGGCATACAGGAGGGAGAATGCCTAG
- a CDS encoding tetratricopeptide repeat protein — protein MAKVVQITAENFEAEVIQASETRAVAILFSSAEYPDCAPYSQLLGSLSTSMDFTLGVVSCDERENMQLIQMFRVRSVPEIHIVDKGQIADVLQGVLSEADLKKRLEKYYVSDEARVQNAIEEAIAAKQFDEAIPLLDEALAKTPDDKKLKLLWAKASLGMGDTEKAKDVLSKFTEADDQYREAKSLLELLDFHAEAAKKDVQGKEAIVYHEACKLACSEDFESALQAFLNLYVEAPEWNDSAAKKAMLTLFGVLGPKHELTWKYRAKLNTMMFI, from the coding sequence ATGGCAAAAGTAGTACAGATTACCGCTGAAAATTTTGAAGCCGAGGTCATCCAGGCCTCAGAAACCCGAGCTGTCGCAATACTCTTCTCGTCTGCAGAATACCCGGATTGCGCCCCTTATTCACAGCTGTTGGGCTCCCTTTCGACCAGCATGGACTTTACGCTCGGCGTGGTCAGTTGCGACGAACGTGAAAACATGCAGCTCATCCAGATGTTCCGCGTGCGCTCGGTGCCCGAAATCCACATAGTGGACAAGGGACAGATTGCCGACGTGCTCCAGGGAGTCCTCTCCGAGGCAGACCTCAAGAAGCGCCTTGAAAAGTATTATGTGAGCGACGAAGCCCGCGTGCAGAACGCCATCGAAGAAGCCATCGCGGCCAAGCAGTTCGACGAAGCGATTCCCCTGCTCGACGAAGCGCTCGCCAAGACCCCCGACGACAAGAAATTGAAGTTGCTCTGGGCCAAGGCAAGTCTCGGTATGGGTGATACGGAAAAAGCGAAGGATGTTCTTTCCAAATTCACCGAAGCCGATGACCAGTACCGCGAAGCTAAATCGCTCTTGGAACTCCTGGACTTCCACGCCGAAGCCGCCAAGAAGGATGTGCAGGGCAAGGAAGCCATCGTCTACCACGAAGCATGCAAGCTCGCTTGCAGCGAAGATTTCGAAAGTGCATTGCAAGCATTCTTGAATCTCTACGTAGAAGCGCCCGAATGGAACGATTCGGCAGCCAAGAAGGCAATGCTCACTTTGTTCGGAGTCCTAGGCCCCAAGCACGAACTCACTTGGAAATATAGGGCTAAGCTCAATACCATGATGTTCATCTAG